In one window of bacterium DNA:
- the rpsH gene encoding 30S ribosomal protein S8 has protein sequence MTMTDTVADMLTRIRNGNLVSKPEILVPYSVFKEEILKVMKENSFIKNYEVLTEGPKRLKVELIYHSENSKGITEIKKVSKPSSRVYVTKDEIPVIKKGKGIAILSTSKGILSDEKARELGVGGEFLFYVW, from the coding sequence ATGACAATGACAGATACTGTAGCTGATATGCTGACAAGAATTAGAAATGGTAACCTTGTTTCTAAGCCAGAAATCTTGGTTCCTTATAGTGTGTTTAAGGAAGAGATTTTAAAGGTGATGAAAGAGAATAGTTTTATTAAAAATTACGAAGTGCTTACTGAAGGTCCTAAAAGATTAAAAGTTGAACTTATCTATCATTCAGAAAACAGTAAAGGTATTACAGAAATAAAAAAGGTAAGTAAACCCAGTAGCAGAGTGTATGTAACTAAAGATGAAATTCCAGTGATAAAAAAAGGTAAAGGAATTGCTATATTATCTACTTCTAAAGGTATTCTTAGTGATGAAAAAGCAAGAGAATTGGGAGTAGGTGGAGAGTTTCTTTTTTATGTATGGTGA
- the rplR gene encoding 50S ribosomal protein L18: protein MRLNREDKRKKRHLSIRKKIRGTEERPRVVVYRSHLHIYASVVVDEISSARTLLTVSSLTDEAKGDFSEKIKGSNVEGAKIVGTLLSKKSKEKGIEKVVFDRNGYLYAGRVKALADAARKGGLKF, encoded by the coding sequence ATGAGACTAAATAGAGAAGATAAAAGAAAGAAGAGACATTTAAGTATAAGAAAAAAGATTAGAGGAACAGAAGAGCGTCCAAGGGTTGTTGTGTATAGAAGCCATTTACATATATATGCTTCTGTTGTAGTTGACGAGATTTCTTCTGCCAGAACATTGCTAACAGTTTCAAGTTTAACTGACGAAGCTAAAGGTGATTTTTCTGAGAAAATTAAAGGCTCCAATGTTGAAGGCGCTAAAATAGTAGGAACTCTGCTTAGCAAAAAATCTAAAGAGAAAGGTATTGAAAAAGTTGTATTTGATAGAAATGGTTATCTTTATGCAGGGCGTGTTAAGGCGCTTGCTGATGCTGCAAGAAAAGGAGGTCTGAAATTTTAA
- the rplX gene encoding 50S ribosomal protein L24, with amino-acid sequence MKFKLSKGDFVQVIHGKDRGKKGRVLKIMPLEKKVLVEGINFVKRHSKPTSADKQGGIIQMEKPIDISNVMCFCMKCSKPTRLKIRMLNDGSKVRYCQKCNENIEVK; translated from the coding sequence ATGAAATTTAAACTTAGTAAAGGAGATTTTGTTCAGGTTATTCATGGAAAAGATAGAGGTAAAAAAGGTAGAGTATTAAAGATAATGCCTTTAGAAAAAAAAGTCCTTGTTGAAGGTATAAATTTCGTCAAACGACACTCAAAACCAACATCTGCTGATAAACAGGGTGGAATCATTCAGATGGAAAAACCGATAGATATTTCCAATGTGATGTGTTTTTGTATGAAATGCAGTAAACCAACAAGATTAAAAATCAGAATGCTTAACGATGGGTCTAAAGTTAGATATTGCCAAAAATGTAATGAAAATATCGAGGTTAAATAA
- a CDS encoding type Z 30S ribosomal protein S14 yields the protein MARKCFFEKMKKEPKFAVRRKNRCWRCGRPRAYLRKFGICRICFRELASKGEIPGVRKASW from the coding sequence TTGGCGCGTAAATGTTTTTTTGAAAAGATGAAAAAGGAGCCTAAATTCGCAGTTAGAAGAAAAAACAGGTGTTGGAGATGTGGGCGACCGAGGGCTTATTTGAGAAAGTTTGGTATTTGCAGGATATGTTTTAGAGAACTTGCATCAAAAGGAGAGATACCCGGAGTAAGAAAAGCCAGTTGGTAG
- the rpsE gene encoding 30S ribosomal protein S5 yields the protein MRKRQIEEDVSQINQVVVEIRRVTKVTKGGKNLNFRALVVVGDKNGQAGFGIGKANEVPEAIRKAIEKAKKSMITVPINETTIPFDVSAKYGASRVILKPASKGHGMVAGKTMRAFLEVAGINDITSKCLGSTNPVNVIGATVKALSKLNVSSEGEINEVT from the coding sequence ATGAGAAAAAGGCAAATTGAAGAAGATGTATCACAGATAAATCAAGTTGTTGTTGAAATTAGAAGAGTTACTAAAGTAACAAAAGGCGGTAAAAATTTAAATTTTCGTGCTCTTGTTGTTGTGGGCGATAAGAATGGACAAGCTGGCTTTGGTATAGGTAAAGCAAATGAAGTCCCTGAAGCAATAAGAAAAGCTATTGAAAAAGCAAAAAAGAGTATGATAACAGTTCCAATCAATGAGACGACAATCCCTTTTGACGTAAGTGCAAAATATGGTGCTTCAAGGGTTATTTTGAAACCAGCTTCTAAGGGTCATGGCATGGTTGCAGGTAAAACTATGAGAGCTTTCCTTGAGGTTGCTGGAATAAATGATATTACTAGCAAATGTCTTGGTTCCACAAATCCCGTGAATGTTATTGGCGCTACGGTAAAGGCTTTGTCAAAACTTAATGTTTCAAGTGAAGGAGAAATAAATGAAGTTACATGA
- the rplF gene encoding 50S ribosomal protein L6, translating to MARLGKRPVEIPSSVKVAVVDNMIQVESSKGKMEHVIFPFLEIVVEEGKIYVKNSVQEKEKKLYRKTEAFQGLLRKLIINMFVGLTEGFERILELNGVGYKAEVNGNKLILSVGFSNPVEVDIPEGISAEVTRNTIIILKSMDLQKLGNYAATIRKISPPEPYKGKGIRYRGEYVRHKAGKTGVGAAQ from the coding sequence ATGGCAAGATTAGGAAAAAGACCGGTTGAAATACCAAGCAGTGTGAAGGTTGCTGTTGTTGATAATATGATTCAAGTTGAAAGCAGTAAAGGTAAAATGGAGCATGTTATTTTTCCTTTTTTAGAGATAGTTGTTGAAGAAGGGAAAATATATGTTAAGAACTCTGTTCAGGAAAAGGAAAAAAAGTTATATAGAAAAACTGAAGCCTTCCAGGGTTTGTTAAGAAAGTTGATTATAAATATGTTTGTTGGGTTAACAGAAGGGTTTGAAAGAATTCTTGAACTGAACGGTGTTGGGTATAAGGCTGAGGTTAATGGAAATAAATTGATTCTTTCTGTTGGATTTTCTAATCCAGTTGAAGTAGATATTCCAGAAGGTATCTCAGCAGAAGTTACAAGAAATACAATAATAATACTTAAAAGTATGGATTTACAGAAACTTGGGAATTATGCTGCAACAATAAGGAAAATTTCTCCACCTGAACCTTATAAAGGTAAAGGAATCAGGTATAGAGGAGAATATGTAAGGCATAAGGCTGGGAAAACCGGTGTAGGAGCTGCTCAATGA
- the rplE gene encoding 50S ribosomal protein L5, with protein sequence MDSRLKKYYKDDVIPEIMKKFELKNSNQVPRLVKIVLNVGVGKDNKDPKILENAQKELSLITGQKPVVTRAKKAIAGFNLRKGDICGVFVTLRGERMYEFLDRFITVALPRVRDFNGLSPSSNDGKGSYTIGVKEQGIFPEIDYNSIYKVKGMNITIVTNAKNKEETLVLLKELGLPIREEQIGA encoded by the coding sequence ATGGATTCAAGATTAAAAAAATATTATAAAGATGATGTTATTCCAGAAATAATGAAGAAATTTGAGTTGAAGAACTCTAACCAGGTTCCAAGGCTTGTTAAGATTGTTCTAAATGTTGGAGTTGGAAAAGATAATAAAGATCCAAAGATTCTTGAAAATGCACAAAAGGAGTTATCTTTAATAACAGGTCAAAAACCTGTTGTCACAAGAGCAAAAAAAGCTATAGCAGGTTTTAACCTGAGAAAAGGAGATATTTGTGGAGTTTTTGTTACATTGCGCGGTGAGCGTATGTATGAGTTTTTGGATAGATTTATTACCGTAGCTTTACCGCGAGTTAGAGACTTTAATGGATTGTCTCCTTCTTCTAATGATGGTAAAGGAAGTTATACAATAGGAGTTAAAGAACAGGGCATATTTCCCGAGATAGATTATAATTCAATTTATAAAGTTAAAGGAATGAATATTACTATTGTTACGAATGCTAAAAACAAGGAAGAGACTCTGGTTCTTCTAAAAGAACTTGGGTTGCCCATAAGGGAGGAACAAATTGGCGCGTAA